The following are encoded in a window of Lactobacillus panisapium genomic DNA:
- the xerS gene encoding tyrosine recombinase XerS: METKKYLDLIQEELNKMPDFVKEYNFGTSHSLATSYQYLTEIRRFFDWLRHEGISPADTNQKISIETLATLHRNDIMLYINYLGHVRNKQGNLNSPTTINRSINALRSLFKFLTITADNNDGKPYFERNVMLKIDSLNNTETLNYRAHVLESHMYTGKLKYQFLDFIANEFEKQCNVHALPSFKVNKERDMAIIALILGTGIRVSECAGIDLTDLNLKKATLDVTRKGGQRDSVPIAQWTLNYISDYKKVRRQRYMASKKETAFFLTRWHHQTKRITTNAIEKMVNKYSAAFGHPLTPHKLRHTLASELYDVTKDQVLVAQQLGQKGTSATDLYTHVDQKKQRAALDRIATAKDKKE; encoded by the coding sequence GTGGAAACAAAAAAGTATTTGGATCTCATTCAAGAAGAATTAAATAAGATGCCGGATTTCGTTAAAGAGTACAATTTTGGTACCAGTCATTCTTTAGCGACATCGTACCAGTATCTTACAGAAATTAGACGTTTTTTTGATTGGCTTCGTCATGAAGGCATTTCCCCTGCTGATACCAATCAAAAAATTAGTATCGAAACTTTGGCGACTTTGCACCGAAACGATATTATGCTCTATATCAATTATTTGGGCCATGTTCGAAACAAGCAAGGTAATTTAAATTCACCGACAACGATTAACCGGTCAATTAATGCGTTGCGTTCCTTATTTAAATTTTTAACTATTACCGCTGATAATAATGATGGAAAACCATATTTTGAGCGAAATGTAATGCTGAAGATTGACTCACTTAACAATACTGAGACGTTAAATTATCGTGCACATGTTTTGGAATCGCATATGTACACCGGGAAATTAAAATATCAGTTTTTAGATTTTATAGCTAATGAATTTGAAAAGCAGTGTAATGTTCATGCGCTACCTAGTTTTAAAGTCAATAAGGAGCGTGATATGGCTATTATTGCTTTAATTCTTGGAACCGGCATTCGCGTTTCAGAATGTGCCGGAATTGACCTTACCGATTTGAATTTAAAAAAGGCTACTTTAGATGTCACCCGTAAAGGCGGACAGCGCGATAGCGTGCCGATTGCTCAATGGACACTAAACTATATATCCGACTATAAAAAAGTCCGCAGACAGCGTTATATGGCCTCAAAAAAGGAAACAGCTTTCTTCCTCACGAGGTGGCATCATCAAACAAAAAGAATTACGACCAATGCCATTGAAAAAATGGTTAATAAATATTCTGCTGCTTTTGGACACCCACTAACTCCACATAAATTACGGCATACACTCGCTTCCGAATTGTATGATGTGACTAAAGACCAGGTGTTAGTAGCACAGCAACTTGGACAAAAAGGTACCTCGGCTACCGATTTATACACGCACGTTGACCAAAAAAAGCAACGAGCAGCTTTAGATAGAATTGCTACAGCTAAAGATAAAAAAGAATAG